The following DNA comes from Candidatus Bathyarchaeota archaeon.
TTGCATCGAATCGATCATAAAAGCTTCATTCTGGTACTAATAATTTCTCATCTTTGTAAGAGATTCGAGCGGGTGACAATTATGGCATTGTATATATTATCCAGGAGACTTTACTTCTCCATTCGTAACTCAAGCGGTATTCCCCGAAGGGGCCTCTTCTGTGAGAATCATCATAATCAGCTTCCATCGCTTAGCCTGGGAGTTCAGATTAATTGTCTAAACTCTACTATATAGGAGCGAGACCAGGCCAGAGGCATTCGACATTTAGATTTTTTTACGGTTACTTCTTGAGGATCTCAGGGCTGTCCCCAAGGGCCCAGGGGGAGATGAGGGAGATCTGTTTTCGATACCGCCTGTCTAGGAGCCAATAGTGGCACCAGTCGTCAATGCCTCTGATCCCCCGACCAAGAGCCTGATTCGCGGCTTTGAAGGCGTCCATAGTGTACCAGCGCTGCCCCAATCCGTCCCCCTGCCTGTCATAATAATTGATTTGGGCTTGAACCAATGGATCCCCATAGTTAGCGTATGGAACCCCGACTAGTATGATGCCCCGGGCCTGATCCCCAGGAAAGTTGGATCCCTCTGAGTTCCGGCCTCGGAAAACCCCGCATAGTACAGCACCGTTCAGAGAGACCGCGGCCCGCTTGTACCGTGTCACCAAGGCCCTGTTAGAGACCGCGGTTCTCCCCTCCACAAATAGCTGCTTCCTCCCTAGGTAGAGGAGACCCCGGCGGGCCCTGATAATACCCTTGTCTAACCATTCATTAATGCTCTTTTCCATGAGTCCCCTCTGGGGGAAGAAGATGAGGACCCCGCAGTCGACCTTGGTAAGCTCAATGGCAATACGCCTTCCGATGGCGCAGATCATCTTGGGGGTCCTCTCCCTGTAGGTGGTTGTGACCCGAGGATCCACATACATTCTGATGTTTTCTGGGTTCTGGATGATTGGATATGACTTCTTCTCAGTGCTCTCTAGGCCTAGAATCTCCGCGAATAGGTCCAGAGGCGACATGGTCCCCGACATGATGAGGGTTCCAGCTGCCGCCTCCACGATGGGTCTGATAGCAAGGCTCGGATCTAAGCACCTGTAGTCGACGGTGGCATCCCCTCGGCGGTTCTTATGGTAGAGAGCGACATATTTTGACTTGTCGCTTCCCTGAACGAGGCTTAGAAAGACAATGACCCCGTTGAGGTAACTTGCTGGTGGCTCTCCAAGCTTTTGCTTGTGGGCCCTGATCTTCTGCACATGGTCATAGTAGCCCTCTGTGATGGAGCCCAGATCCCCCCCTAGTGCTGTTTCTAAGTCCTTTTGGAGGGTCTCTGCCTGTTGTAGTTTGGGCCTGTCCTTCGTTTTCTTACGGAGCAGCCTTCCAAGGTGAACGATATGGGTCGTCGGGGCCTTGATAACTTTAAGCTCCTCCCCCGCCATGTTAAGGATGAACTCGCTGAGGCTATCACTCATATTATCCTGGCCCACTTTATCGAGGTTGTGTCCCTCGTCCAGTACTAGGATTTTCCCGGGGATCTCGAGGCCGACGCTTGCCCTCACATTACCATCAAAGACATATGGATAGGGGACTACGACTATCCTAGAGCTAGAGGCAGCCCTCCTTGCAATATAGTAGGGGCAAAGTCCCTTTCTTTTTCCTGTTGATATGAGAATTTTCTTAGTCATAACCGGAGGCATCCTCTTGGGTGGAGCATCGATCTCATGGGTCCATGGGCACTCCCTGGACTCTCTGAGATTCCTGCAGAGCTCTATGGCGTCCCCCTGGGGAAGGTCACTGCAATCTGGGTTTATGCAGAGGTGGCTCCTACTGGCGAGGTTGACTGCTGTGAACCGCTCCCCTGACGCCCCGTTGATCTTAGAGACTTCTTCGAGGACCTGCTGGACCTGCTCGTGGGTCCGGGTCGCGTAAATGATGGGGAGCCCTAAGGTGAGGAGCGCGGCCAGGCTGGATACGGTCTTCCCGAAGCCATTGCACGCCTCGGCCATGAGGACGCCTTTATTGCCCACCACGGCCTCGACATCATTCATGAGTTTCACCTGTTGGGGGTATGGTTCATACGGGAAGAAAGAACGCCATCCCGCACCCCTCTTTTTTTTCGTCTTTCCTCGCTTCCTCCTGAGGAGGGTATCACAGTCTCTGCAGAATCTGTCATCAACGTATTCGTTAACTGTGTATTCTCGTCTACAAGAGGGGCAGTTGTACACTTGAGGCATTTCCCTAGGAGATGGTCGACATATAATTTAAACGAAATGCAGCTTGGATTTATGGCATAAATTATAGAGGCT
Coding sequences within:
- a CDS encoding helicase C-terminal domain-containing protein, with the translated sequence MPQVYNCPSCRREYTVNEYVDDRFCRDCDTLLRRKRGKTKKKRGAGWRSFFPYEPYPQQVKLMNDVEAVVGNKGVLMAEACNGFGKTVSSLAALLTLGLPIIYATRTHEQVQQVLEEVSKINGASGERFTAVNLASRSHLCINPDCSDLPQGDAIELCRNLRESRECPWTHEIDAPPKRMPPVMTKKILISTGKRKGLCPYYIARRAASSSRIVVVPYPYVFDGNVRASVGLEIPGKILVLDEGHNLDKVGQDNMSDSLSEFILNMAGEELKVIKAPTTHIVHLGRLLRKKTKDRPKLQQAETLQKDLETALGGDLGSITEGYYDHVQKIRAHKQKLGEPPASYLNGVIVFLSLVQGSDKSKYVALYHKNRRGDATVDYRCLDPSLAIRPIVEAAAGTLIMSGTMSPLDLFAEILGLESTEKKSYPIIQNPENIRMYVDPRVTTTYRERTPKMICAIGRRIAIELTKVDCGVLIFFPQRGLMEKSINEWLDKGIIRARRGLLYLGRKQLFVEGRTAVSNRALVTRYKRAAVSLNGAVLCGVFRGRNSEGSNFPGDQARGIILVGVPYANYGDPLVQAQINYYDRQGDGLGQRWYTMDAFKAANQALGRGIRGIDDWCHYWLLDRRYRKQISLISPWALGDSPEILKK